A region from the Corticium candelabrum chromosome 14, ooCorCand1.1, whole genome shotgun sequence genome encodes:
- the LOC134190292 gene encoding probable serine/threonine-protein kinase drkA, whose product MIVAVKKLQGIHQHLDRIELEFDREIEVMRTIRHPNIVLFLGGGRYHDDGCQFVVVEYMARGSLATVLEDEDIELEDSLKLRFALEAAKGLRFFTINGLHECTVKVVSVGQPAMGSQGGRFWSSPIGTRRRKTSRDC is encoded by the coding sequence ATGATCGTGGCAGTCAAGAAGTTGCAAGGAATCCATCAACATCTCGACAGAATCGAGTTGGAGTTCGATCGGGAGATCGAGGTGATGAGAACCATTAGACATCCGAACATCGTTCTGTTTCTTGGAGGCGGTCGTTACCATGACGACGGTTGCCAATTTGTCGTTGTGGAGTATATGGCTAGAGGGTCGTTGGCGACAGTTTTAGAAGACGAAGACATCGAATTGGAAGATAGTCTGAAGCTAAGATTTGCTCTAGAGGCAGCCAAAGGCCTAAGATTTTTCACAATTAACGGTCTCCACGAGTGCACAGTAAAAGTGGTATCTGTTGGTCAGCCAGCGATGGGTAGTCAAGGTGGCCGATTTTGGAGCAGCCCGATTGGTACGAGAAGAAGGAAAACATCAAGAGACTGTTAG
- the LOC134189803 gene encoding probable serine/threonine-protein kinase drkA produces MKMKCNCSNSLWKYNLSSKVGWQEIIYSGLGPGKLCTPTANQFGDHMLITGGCSSYFEVRFNVETQLPEYRCPLEPATAGVWMYDPASVRWLRLISQPAYRDTILGPTVIVWNDLLLYFGGIPTNSLSSGDILEDWSGFYMYRPACPPGTQSADIMKYACSDCSVGSYAATSNSSCSRCPLGLTTLGKASTNEEMCRQCVPGYCGHGTCTVTLIGPEPNCVCQFGFTNDEDGLCTVPTYYMAGSGFLAGVVLLALVAVMVAKFRRTRRNHDDMIRHKELELTELTNSWNIDSRELALRQRIDRDSPGGYGEVYQAEYREMIVAVKKLQGIHQHLDRIELEFEREIEVMRTIRHPNIVLFLGGGRYHDDGCPFLVVEYMARGSLAAILKNEDIELEDSLKLRFTLEAAKGLRFLHSQRPPRVHRDLKSGNLLVSQRWVVKVADFGAARLVREEGKNQESVRGEGPLDPEAPLLHADYQLSLCVGTPHWCAPEILCADKYGTPADVYSFGIVMWEIWSRKVPYEDCHFRSVIDLKSAVLRGVRPTISDDTQNDYVNFMRRCWAADSAARPSFQEVVSRIDDMIEGDALVSEERQYSGVARCTVWRLHTESETDETQKYPLIQ; encoded by the exons ATGAAAATGAAATGCAATTGCTCAAATAGTCTGTGGAAGTACAACCTATCAAGCAAAGTTGGATGGCAAGAGATCATTTACTCAGGCTTAGGTCCAGGCAAACTGTGTACACCTACTGCCAACCAGTTTGGTGACCACATGCTGATCACAGGCGGTTGCAGTAGCTACTTTGAAGTGCGATTTAATGTCGAGACGCAACTTCCAGAATATCGCTGTCCATTGGAACCAGCAACGGCAGGCGTGTGGATGTATGACCCTGCATCTGTACGATGGTTGCGGTTGATCAGTCAACCAGCTTATCGCGACACCATACTCGGTCCGACGGTTATTGTTTGGAACGACCTTCTCTTGTATTTCGGTGGAATTCCAACGAATTCACTTTCATCAGGCGACATCTTGGAAGACTGGAGTGGTTTTTATATGTACAGACCGGCCTGCCCACCAGGCACGCAAAGTGCTGATATTATGAAATACGCGTGTTCTGATTGCTCTGTGGGCTCTTACGCTGCCACGTCTAATTCCAGCTGCTCTCGATGTCCACTCGGTCTCACCACATTAGGTAAAGCGTCTACAAACGAGGAAATGTGCAGACAGTGTGTGCCCGGATATTGTGGTCACGGTACATGTACTGTTACGTTGATAGGTCCGGAGCCCAACTGCGTATGCCAATTCGGATTTACCAACGATGAAGACGGACTGTGTACCGTTCCAACCTACTATATGGCTGGATCGGGATTTCTAGCAGGAGTCGTTCTTCTTGCACTCGTCGCCGTTATGGTGGCCAAATTTCgaagaacaagaagaaatcACGATGACATGATCAGACACAAGGAGCTAGAGTTAACAGAGCTCACTAACAGCTGGAACATCGACTCTAGAGAGTTAGCACTGCGACAACGGATCGATCGAGACTCTCCCGGAGGATACGGCGAGGTCTATCAAGCGGAGTATAGAGAGATGATCGTGGCAGTCAAGAAGTTGCAAGGAATCCATCAACATCTCGACAGAATCGAGTTGGAGTTCGAGCGGGAGATCGAGGTGATGAGAACCATTAGACATCCGAACATCGTTCTGTTTCTTGGAGGCGGTCGCTACCATGACGACGGTTGCCCATTTCTCGTTGTGGAGTATATGGCTAGAGGGTCATTGGCGGCGATTCTAAAAAACGAAGACATCGAGTTGGAAGATAGTCTGAAACTAAGGTTTACTCTAGAGGCAGCCAAAGGACTGAGATTTCTTCACAGTCAACGTCCTCCTCGTGTGCACCGTGACCTTAAGAGTGGTAATCTGTTGGTCAGCCAGCGATGGGTAGTCAAGGTGGCCGATTTTGGAGCAGCTCGATTGGTACGAGAAGAAGGCAAGAATCAAGAGTCTGTTAGAGGAGAGGGACCACTCGATCCAGAAGCTCCACTACTTCATGCAGACTATCAGCTATCGCTGTGTGTGGGAACGCCACATTGGTGTGCACCAGAGATACTGTGTGCAGACAAATACGGAACACCTGCGGATGTCTAcag TTTTGGTATCGTGATGTGGGAAATTTGGTCAAGAAAAGTTCCATATGAAGATTGTCATTTCCGTTCTGTTATCGACTTGAAGTCAGCCGTTTTGAGGGGAGTAAGGCCTACCATATCTGATGATACACAAAATGATTACGTCAACTTCATGCGTCGCTGTTGGGCAGCAGACAGTGCCGCTCGACCTTCGTTTCAAGAAGTGGTGTCCCGGATAGATGATATGATTGAGGGTGACGCTCTTGTCAGTGAGGAGAGACAatacagtggcgtagccaggtGTACCGTTTGGAGGTTGCACACAGAATCTGAGACTGATGAGACACAGAAGTATCCGTTGATTCAATGA